The window aagaaagaaactctttgatggcctgagggtgagtaaattatcagcaaattttcatttttgggtgaacaattcctttaagcacACTTGTACTTGTCtaaacttgtgactttgatgaagatgagatcacatcttagaccaattaatgcagaaaaccagctaattccatacataattgcattcacatactttttcttgccactgtacatttGTTGAACTATTAAAAGACTGATTAACTAATTTCTGTACTTGTTTATTCTAATGTTTCATTCCTCCACAAGAGGTCACTAATGCAGCTACTTCTACATCTTTCAAACTACAGTTGTGATCTCTGCTGAAAAGTAACAACCAAACTAAATAAAACAGCATAGCTGGTTACCGTAtaatatgttgtattttaaatgttgatcCACAGCTTGGATTGCTAGTGTGCTAGTTTTTGATTGTCATAACCAGTAAGACTTCCTTGGTTAACCAGCATTACCCAGGGATGGATTAATGActaggccaatggggccagtgcccaggggcccttgactgcctgggggccctgggctttaaggttgcacaatctagtttggtgaAAACCCATTGACAATGAAAAAGAAACCTCCCCAGAACAACATTTGGGCATGAAAACACACCACACCAATCCCCAAATCCCCGGTCAACAATTTTTAGAGGGGGCTAatcattatctaatcagccaattgtgaggcagcagtgcagtgcataaaataatttgaatcacattaattaattttcacatcaaccatcagaatggggaaaaaatgtgatctcagtgatttggagcgtggcatgattgttggtgccagatgggctggtttgagtatttttgtaactgctgatctcctgggattttcacacacaacagttctgtggatggaaatgccttgatgatgaaGACGAGCTGACCTGGTCACTATAATCAGCAAAACAGAATGGGCAGGGACATTTTTAAGGAACTGATGTTGGACGTGATTAAGGAATCAGATAACTTTAATTTGAGCTGATTATATCAGAATATAAACAGAGACAGCATTACATTGTTTCTGATGTGTTGGAAGCTCAAATCACAtctcttaatttgtatttatttatttatttttatccgaGACGTTTAGTTAATAACTGTATGTTAATATATGCTTGGGTAATTGGTATTGCTCATCGTGCATAGTAAAGTACAAATAATTACTTCCTGCTATACAGAATTTGATCACAACACTGAATGTTCATTATATGTTGATGTATACATTTGGTACAAATCTTTTTTATCCTTTATTGACCTCTCCACTGAATGTGAaactttattaaattatatgaCTTTATGACACATGTGCCTTTTATCTAATAAGCATTTCTGGCTTCTATAGTAAGAGACTCACTGGATTGATCTTTATGATGTGGACACTGTTGGACAGTGGATTTGGGTGAATAACCAAACTCTCAAAGAAACAGGAGTACTGTAAGAATGTGTTTGTGTtgatataacaaaataaatgttatagtGTTACTATATATAGTGTTATGCTCTAGTGAAATATGGCAAAAAAGAACCATAAATAATAGGACAAAATAATGGATAAACCCTATCACAATAACCTGGATGATACTGGAGGGAACTGTGCTAATGTGGAAAATAGGGCTGGCAATTTAAATACTTGGTTTGATGCTTCTTgcaaaaaagagaaaaggtttatcagtcacactttatattgggtgctttaactactatgtactaacattaaatacatacaagactttGTATTTACTGTCTAactatgttgttctgcaaaatgcccacattcaggttgaggtatgggtaggtttaggagtaagggtagggttaggggttagagttaggttttggggtaagggttgggctaggggtaaagttaacagtgtaactaaaaatgtaattaaatgcaagtaatttaaatgtaagtataatgcaacaacatgtatgtacataataagcacATTGTATCAATTGTTAAGTTGATAAGGGCATAGCAGTTGAGGCCaccaaatataaagtgggtccagttTATTTGTCAAAAGAAGTACATATCCTCCTTCACTGATATCCAATCTTGTtgttatttttcatgctcataaGAGCAAGGAACATGAGACATTCTGGTGACATGTTTTTGTTACTTGTGAAACTGCTGGTCAGCAGATGGCAGTCATGCATCACtatctttacaaataaaaataatggataagatctgttttgtgtatgtttctttctaaaaataattaagcaattaaatgtttaaagttggaacaaaatattttaagtttaagaAAACATCTAATTTTTTGCCTGTTCTGTCACTTTGTTGTTCTCTCTATTCAGCACAGGAGGTCATTAATGCATCTAAAATAATGGGGACCTGACATTTATCTTTCGGGCATATACAGGTATCATTTGCTAGTTGACTGATTAAAATAGAATGGTCTGCTATTTGAATCCCTCTTGATAATCGagcgggcggctgtggctcagttggtagagcaagtcagccactaatcgcagggttggtggttcgcaTTCTGGCCCACACgaccccacatgccgaagtgtccttgggcaagacactgaaccccaagttgctcccaacggCAGGCTAGCACGTTACATAGCAGCTccgctgccattggtgtatgcgtgtgtgaatgggtgaatgagtcacagtgtaaagcgctttgaatactgctaaggcttaaaaaggcgctatgtaAGTGCGGACAATTTACCATTGCACTCTATAGAGGTTAAGAAGCTCTgcaaccaataaaaaaaaaaaggtgaaataGGACATCCTTGTTTAATTCCCCTCACATAGACAAAACACGTCGAAGCCCTGTTAGACAATGAGATGCTACTAGTGATGTTTTTATACAGGATCTCTACAGTATTCTGAAATTTTGGACCAAAGCTAAAACATCTTAAAGCATCATAAATAATATGGTGTCAAATGcctaatctaaaaacaaaataagggCATCATAATCAATTAACTAGTAATCTAAAAGAGTAATCTAATAGATCTAAATGTCTCGATCTTTCATGCAGCCAGATTGTGTGAGTGAGATAACGTCTAGGTCACGTATGTAACCTcatcagggaacgagacgttgtgtcgaagaagcgacactaggggtctttcttgagcaccgaatatgcctctgatctatgaaaaaaggccaatgagaattaggcagacagtatttgcatatcccgcccccggacatacgggtgtaaaagcggagaaatacgtcgaggtcattcaggagttttctgaggagccggaaatggtccggccaccacagcggctcggctcagcgacatggccgggaggacacaacatctcgttccctccatcagggattggaggttacatacgtaacgtAGACATTCCCCGAcagtcgctcacttcgacgttgtgtcgaagaagcgacactaggggtccaatttagatcacgccatgcgctgagccgtgtacgtgtactgctgacacaagagcgggcaagtatttcacatgcaaaggcgaccagttgtgtcagactgcacgtacccttccccaatgccacaAAAAAGTCtgcggaatccttctggttaccctaaacgggggaacaaggcgacacttgccaacctgggaatgggccgagcctagccgggcctcttttctctctatgtttctcgcatagaaacaaaaggctggggcccttacacgcatcgtgggaagggcgtcttacccaatttcctattctttcagggggaaaagaccctacggagaccacacctgcccagggacggggaggtaaaagtggcaaaatacatcacatgcgccactcaggtcacatgcggaaaaatggcgcggtggtagatccagcctcaaggaggggggagttgctacagcacggcgactggagggcagctggaacttcctaagggagacgcgggtccactcgtaaggggaccgtccCATGGAAAATAAACACAGGAGGAGTACAtgcaggagtcccgacctgtggggcacctattccagtagaattgagtacccgcagtggattgggtcagcgaattcctctgctgaattgtggacccatagggctagggaggagtcatccagggatccgaatatacggAATGTCCTGGGAGAGAAAgggcacagttttacctcggccgagggaaagggcgctaggtgctagcgatccacccggccagtccatcagcgtgttaccgagttctaccggctcggacctgagaaaacacgggacgatactgactcaaccctgagattgtaaaatctcgcaaaggtattatgtgttgcccaacccgctgctctgcagatgtctgctagagaggtgccattgtccagtgcccatgaggacgccacactccttgtagagtgtgctcgaactcgCAAGgaggcgggcacggcctgggtctggtaggccaatgcaatggcgtccacGATCTAGTGcgcaagcctctgtttagagacagcattCCCATTCCGcagtccaccaaagcagacaaataacTGCTCAGACCATCTTAAGCACTTTGTGCGATACAAGtaggtgtgcaaagcatgcaccggacacagcaatgacagggctgggtctgcctcctactGGGGCAGTGCTGGCAGGTTCACCATCTGATCCCTGGAGGGGGTCATGAGAACCTCGGGCACTTGCCTGGTCGGGGGCTCGGGATCACGTAAGAATCTTCCAAACaaaactccaggcaagagtcgctaacagaaaacgcttgcaggtcccccaccctcttgatgtaGGTGAGCTccatcaggagggccgtctttaaggagagggctttcagctcgccTGACTCTAGCATTACTAAGGGAAGGTAGTCCAACAGAGGGTGTCTGAACCGCCTAAAGTGCAGTCTGTGGACGAACGTCGTGGACGCTGCACACGATGATTTTTTCTGAAGCGCGGGACAGCCCCGGGGCCTTCAGAAATGTATGGAATAAGTTGGGATACACCCTGGCAGAGCACCCAGAGGTCCCACACACCCCAAATTTCACATGCTGTCACGTCAAGTTGCCCTTATCAACATACTAATGCCTAGGaggtaaaaaagtatttttcatcattttcaaTAGATCTCTCTGCCGGTCATAGAATCCTATGAGACAGACTGCCTGAGAGGCCTAAATGCACCAGTACATTCATCAGAAAATGTATAGTTATTAGGATGATTTTTGGGATTACACCATATGTAAGGTACACAAGGGCTTCCCATTGAACACATTTATATAACCCACAATTCTTGAAAATGTTGATTTGGCATGAAAAATGACAGTCTACAGACCACCTATTTGGCAGCCTTGAAATAGATTGCACGTGGGCACTTCCTGTGTGAACTGTGAGAATATCCTTAACTTTGGTGTTAAGACCTGGGGGCTTCGAACGCTTCATCGTATGGCCCTtacaaacaacatattaaaaagccATGTCCCTCAGAGTTTAGGAAGTacttaaaaaaatcaagaaacaTATTCTAGAAAAAATAActgtcacttttcattcacatgtcagccaattaagcacttaacaaaCTCACTCAGACTTCAAACTTTGCACACTGTCTAAGGGGCCCCTGAAAATCTAAAGATTTCAAATTGGAATCATTTGGAGCTTTCTGAGGTATGTTCACAAAACACCTATATAAATGAATGGAATAAATTGCTCATGGGATTTGCCCTGGCAGTGTGCCCAGAGGTCCCATGGACCATAAATTTCACACAGTGGTTGCCCGATGTCCCTCGAAAGACATATCGAGAGCACGAGGCTCTAGAGCAAAGCTACATTTTCTCAGCATTTTATTCTAGAATCTTACCCACAGAATTCTTGCTCACACAGCCAGACAGAGCCTTTGTCAGACAGGGCTAGGATAAGAGTATTGAGCAGAAAAAATATCTAGAAAGCATCTAGAGCTTCAGAACTCGGTGGCAGGATCGAGGGGGCCCTGGACTACCGTTCTGAAAAAAGGCCTTGTGACATCTTTATTATAGACATCCCACTTGCTACCTATTTTGTCCCATTCGGTAAGTTGCAGGTGGGCACTTCCTGCATGTCTAAGCAATAGCACAGGAAGTGCCCACCTGTGACTTACCGAATGGTACAAAATAGGTGGCAAGTGGGATGTCTTTGGTGAAGTTTAGTGTGGAAGGGGGCACCGTAGCCAATTCATGGACGTGATGAAGACCATTGGGAAGACTAGTAGGAAAGGGGACAAAATGACACTCAGTGGACACTGGTGGACATACCCGTGTATGCCCGTTATAACTCGAGACCAAGTCTAGTGGTGTCCATACAGTGCCTTTGACCCCTAATCCCTGCCTTCCGAGATTAATGGAGAAGATGCCAACTCATAACTTATATAACTTTCATGGGGGATCCAAATCCAACCTACGGTCCATCGCACCACCTATTCGACCAATGGTGGCCTAAGCGAATGGAAGAATTTCCAAGAACCACCTAGGTTCCCTTAGGGCACCAATCGGGCTCTCCTGAAGGCCCAGGAGGTCCACGGAGAGATCCtatgaggggaagaggcatgcctgggaggattcagcctccgggcgcctctgaggaacctgatgatcaggtcgtgtttccatagggacttaccatccactgcgtcatggtgtgTGTGTAGCTGCTACGtgtaccttcaaggtggagggggacagccgcccctccagcctctcctgcaggaaggaaagcactgatccgactgcgcATTTCTGGGGGTCTTcgactcgggaagaacaccaatttgtgaaaaaAATGCCACTTCAGTGCATAAAGCTGTCTGGTAGAGGGATCTCTgacttgagtgatcgtgtctaccactgctggtggtaggccacttagatcttcctcatcagacgtggaggttccagaggtctgggcatgggtgccagattGTGTCCCAtccctgtgaaagaaggtcctacctcagGGGCATGAGGTCAGTGaaacaagtctgggtgggccagtatggggtcacgagagtgacttgttcctcgtcctccttgactttgcacagggtctgtgcaagaaggctcactgggggaatgcgtatttgtgcagcccccccatggccagctgtgtgcaagcgcatctgtcctgaggggggctcccatcagggaataccagagcgggcagtgagaggattcccgggaagcgaacaggtctatctgtgctttgccgaatctactccaaatcagctggaccacctgggagtggagtctccactctccgctgagcattgcCTGCCACAACATCGAGGCTGCACGGGAAATGAGTGGCCCGCAGCAACATCAGCCGCTACtggctccagaggaggagatggcggacgTGTTGCGACATGCGACAAGAGCATACACCGCCATGGTGATTTATAAATGCTATTGTCGCTGTGTTCTcggaccggaccaacacatgcttgccctggatcaacggcaatagcctcctgCTGACTGCCAGGATGCGACAGACCACCAGGAGGCAGCCGAGCCCACTGCTGACCACCAGGAGGCGGCCAAGCCCACAACTGACCACCAGGAGGCAGCCGACTCTACCATATaagtccttctgtctgtctgtaagcGAAGTAGACAAGCTCCTGTGTCAGAGCCAACTGCAGCTGGCCTCGAGGGGTCAGAATATGCTGCAGCTCATCACAAGGGGTCTAAGTCCGCTGCAGCTTGCCCCGAGGGGTCCGAGTCTGCTGCAGCTTGCCCCGAGGGGTCCGAGTCTGCTGCAGCACACCACGATGGCTCAGAGTACGCTGCAGTTCACCTTGAGGGGTCTGAGTCAGCTGCAGCTCACCACAAGGTATCCGAGTCTGCTGCAGCTCACCATGAGGGGTCAGAGTACACTGCAGCTCTTCACGAGGAGTCAGAGTACACTGCAGCTAGTCACACAGTGTCAGAGTACGCTGCAGTTCACCATGAGGGGACCGAGTCAGCTGCAGATTACCAAGAGGGGTTTGAGTCTGCTGCAGCTCACCATGAGGGCTTTGAGTACACTGCAGCTCACCATGAGGGGTCAGAGTCAGCTGCAACTCATCACGAGGGCTCCGAGTATGCTGCAGTTCACCATGTGGTGTCTGAGTACGCTGCAGCTCTTCGCAAGTGGTCCAAGTCAGCTGCAGCTCGCCACGAGGGGTCCAAGTCTGCTGCAGCTCATCATGAGGGGTCAGAGTCTTCTGCAGCTCATCACGAGGGCTCCGAGTATGCTGCAGTTCACCATGTGGTGTCTGAGTACGCTGCAGCTCTTCGCAAGTGGTCCAAGTCAGCTGCAGCTCGCCACGAGGGGTCCAAGTCTGCTGCAGCTCATCACAAGGGCTCCGAATATGCTGCAACTCACCATGATTGGTCTGAGTCTGCAGCAGCTCACCACGAGGGGTCCGAGTCTGCTGCAGCTCACCACGAGGGGTCAGAGTACACTGCAGCTCATCACAAGGGGTCAGAGTCATCTGGGTTTGAATATGCTGTAGCTTTCATGGAGGCTGTTAGCATTCCATCTATCATCTCAGCATCCTGACCCTTGACCAGTGGCCGCCACCCAGTCTGATCACTTTGCCTTAATTTTTCTTCATCACCTCAAAGAAATCGGCaccaaataatcttttaaaagtcACAAAACATAAACCTAAActcaaattttttatatttaatgactGAAATATTAATTAACTCAAATCCCATTCCATTAGAAAAATGGAATTAGATGCTTGTAAACCTATAAAAATGTTGTCCTGGCTTCCAGTGATTCACAACTGTCATCAGAAATATTTGAGGCATCATTAACAttgtatttctgtctttttttcctTTCTGAGGGGTATATTTCCTGCTTGTATTAAGACTGATATTTTGTGTGACTTCCTTGTTCTCAACCAGTACTCAGTTCTTAGAAGGCAATCGTTCTTTCGGGTTGGTGAAATGGACCTGATCTACGAAAATTCCAGATACATAAATTCGACCAGAACTGCTTCAGGTGACAAAGGCTCATTACAATCATAAGACAACTTTTCATTAATAACTAATCTAAATGTTTTAGCggggaaaaaaatcatatttaatattattatttaccatGTGTGTACAATATAATGTATACTTTATCTATGATGTAAAATAATGGTGTCCTGCAGTTAGCTCTATTTCATGACATGACACTAATTTAGGAAACACAAACATGTTAATCATGGTATACATTTTGATGACAAAGTGATGTTTGCAAATACAGGCAAAAACAATAGAaagaaacataacaaaattataGCAAAAATTCGTAAAATTCATACATTATCAAAAACAGTTCTCAAGTAGCAGCTTTGATAGATGTGCACATCCAAAATATAATAGCTTCTGTAATCTGCACCCAAACTGTAGACAgatgttaaatttttttaaagaacttcAGAATAAAGCATTGTAAATTCTAAGAATGTCTGCAAATTTCCTCTCAATGCCGCCCAGTCGTTTttctgtttttagcatgttagaTTCTTTGCCCCACTTTCCTGTggtcagatatatatagatataacaCGTCAGACTAGTGTGAGGTGTCGATTGCTTTGGACGTGTTTAGCAAGTCAATGAGATAAAGAATTCTCACTTTATAAACATCTCTAATAACACACCCCTTTTTATTTACCCCCATCATTACTGTGAACATTTTGAAAGGACATTAAAGGGAAAATTATCTTGGGGATACCtgtgttcttctgcagaacacaaatgaatgtttttagaactacagctctgtaggtccatacaatgcaagtgaatggtgatcagcactttgaatctccaaaaagcacataaggcagcataaaagtaatccataacacttcagtggttaaacccatatcATCTGaggtaatatgataggtgttggtgaaaaacaaattcatatttAAGTCTCTTTTCACTTAAAAAAGATTATAACATTCTATTAGGTATTGTAGAGGGTCTTGAGTGCCAGTATGTCAGTGTTTCGGAGGATAACTCGTTCTGTAATGAGAAAGATCATAAACTCGACCTAACATAAATCTTCAACAGGTCAGAAACCCTTCAaccaggaaagaaagaaagaggttcCTCTGCCTAAGTGGACTAAAGTTCTCCTGATAGTTCTCAGCGTCTCTGTTGTTTGTGCTCTCGTAGGCATCTGTGTTCTGGGGATGCGTCTATCTCATGCTAAACGTAACTCTTCTTACTTCTCATACCCATGTTACATGTATACTTTACTCTGAATCTCTGATGCCTGAATATGAGCATTTTACTGTTGAAGGTCCCACAATTATATAAGGTATCTTTaattactatgtactaacatttaaagacttacaatacatttattgtgtaactacatgtagTAAAATTCTCACAagtttcacatttgctgctactgaggttgaggtacaggtattGTAGgatttagggtttagggtaaggttaacagtgttaGTAGAGATGTATTTGAATGTAGGTGCTTTAAATTTTAGTACAatacaacaacatgtatttacataataagtacattgtatcaaatccTTAAGCAGTAGTTAAAGACATcttatataaagtgggtccaattaCAAATATGTGAGATTGTGTTTACACAAATTCTTATTTTTTCTGTTGCTTTATTTTAACGAATCAGATTCCAGCATATCAGTGTCTGATCAGTCCCACAATGACACAGGTGAGAGGAACACAGCAATGAAGCAATGAAATATTTGACTTCCAACATGTACAGAGAAGGAAACACACATCAGATAAAGAAGTTAATGGAAAGATAACATCTATGAATTTACAAGGAAAAATAAGTTTCTCTTTTTGAAAGtataattaatttgaattaataaGTAACTCTACTGTAGTACATCTAGGCCAATATCAAtatatagttttgtttttgtttttagcacagaGAGCTAGTACTTCTGTAATATAACATGAGTATTAAAGGGGAGTTCTGTAGTATTAGAATAGCATAGCATTGTATTGCTGTATAAATGAAGTAACATTGCTAAGTTTCAGAGACTTCTGTTGCCATCTCATGCTTCATGTGATTCTGTTTTGCCCTGTTGATCCAGATTATAAAGGACAGTTTGAGGAACTCCGCGTCCAATATGAGGAAACACTTGGAAAGTTGAACAGATTAAATCGTAAGTGTTGAGTCTTAAGATTTGGACCTTGTGTTGatttaaaacaaacacattcagaGACCTTAAATACACCCTTTCAAGACATGTCAGTCCACTCTCGGCCATCTTGGGAATGCTCCTGTGCAGCTATTTTCCATGGATACGACATAAAAGtagttgaatggggaaagactgaaatcaccaaaatggtcaagattacgatcaaatatCAAATTTCtaatcagcaataaaatgtaaCAACAATGGTATCTAAAAATGTtgcttctttagctgaaatcacaaaaaagaaaaatccttTTCTACACCCACAATATTGGGAGTCCCAATAAAGCGCAACTGTCTTGTTCCTGAAGTAAaattcccattaatttcttccgtAGATGAATCGATTTTTACTTTTAAcatataaacttttaaagacacacataccatgagctctgaggttgttcttCAATATATGCCAatagtccatgttatttcaactttattgtttaataatcatgtttaatagtgtTCCTGAGGAACAACTACAGAACCTGTGGTCCAGCAGGGAAAAATCCACAATCAGAGAACTGGGGACAATAAAAGCAACCAAACATGCACAGAAGCGACCGCCCACtctcatgatgcactgtgaatgacgaaAACGAGTCAGTCTCCCTTCACCCTCagactacttatatatttgtatatattggaatattttgcaataaatgtaaactaaagattgtagtttgtgcccttgtGACAGACGTTAAGAACAAAGTCTCGTATCTCtgtcttttttgcttcaaaacaaaATTTGTGATGTTGAGATTCACCTCGGAGTTTGGTTTATGGCTTAGaattcttttatgaaggattttgtgAAAAGTCTGTGGAAGAAATACTGACACAAATACACAATTGTGGTATTCTAAATGAAAGACTGAATCATCACTACCTCTTTCCCATAAAGAGAGCACAGGCTGTGCACTTTGTGCTGTCCACTGGATTCATTCTGGAGGAAAGTGTTACTACTTTTCTACAGTCAAGATGAACTGGACGCAGAGTCGAGATTATTGTGTGACTCTAGGAGGACATCTAGTTATAATAAACAGCAAAGAAGTGCAGGTGAGTTTACCTTTTGTCATAACCTTTGATAATACTACAAACCATTTGAGATCAAAAATTTCTGTTGTATAATTAAACATTGTGCACATCTACACCACCAATAGGCTTAAATAAGGGTTGTcagtaaatgaaataaaaaatgtttttatataattatttacattacatgccgagaatgaatgtatatatatatacactcacctaaaggattattaggaacaccatactaatactgtgtttgaccccctttcgccttcagaactgccttaattctacgtggcattgattcaacaaggtgctgaaagcattctttagaaatgttggcccatattgataggatagcatcttgcagttgatggagatttgtgggatgcacatccagggcactaagctcctgctccaccacatcccaaagatgctctattggttgagatctggtgactgtgggggccattttagtacagtgaactcattgtcatgttcaagaaaccaatttgaaatgattcaagctttgtgacatggtgcattatcctgctggaagtagccatcagaggatgggtacatggtggccataaaaggatggacatggtcagaaacaatgctcaggtaggccgtggcatttaaacgatgcccaattggcactaaggggccgaaagtgtgccaagaaaacatcccccacaccattacaccaccaccaccagcctgcacagtggtaacaagtcatgatggatccatgttctcattctgtttacgccaaattctgactctaccatctgaatgtctcaacagaaatcgagactcatcagaccaggcaacatttttccagtcttcaacacagtattgaacaagtgttcctaataatcctttaggtgagtgtatatatatatatatatatatatatatatatatatatatatatatatatatatattaaacagaaCAATGCATGTACATGAAAAGAGAATTAATTGAAATGAAACCAGTACAGTCAATCAAAACATATTCCCAAAGATGGTCTGTAAAGTAACGTGAACCAATAGAAAAAGAATggcaataacaataaaaataaaaaaggcttatCTGATCAATTCAAGCTGAGTTATTCTTTGGGTAAGTATGAAATCACTACAATGAAAGTTGAAATAGTCAATGTT of the Xyrauchen texanus isolate HMW12.3.18 chromosome 10, RBS_HiC_50CHRs, whole genome shotgun sequence genome contains:
- the LOC127650811 gene encoding CD209 antigen-like protein E — encoded protein: MDLIYENSRYINSTRTASGICVLGMRLSHAKHSSISVSDQSHNDTDYKGQFEELRVQYEETLGKLNRLNQSTGCALCAVHWIHSGGKCYYFSTVKMNWTQSRDYCVTLGGHLVIINSKEVQDFLVSEVKETHWIGLNDLETEGHWVWVNNQPLSDSTEFWYRHSSGSNEPDNWSEINPLGENCACLGDYILDSWLDASCEYKKKYICEQKYSF